In a single window of the Novosphingobium sp. IK01 genome:
- the rutD gene encoding pyrimidine utilization protein D, protein MTGPSGLYWEAHGATEGPALILSAGLGGHGAYWKPHVEALGRKARIILYDHRGTGHSAPETREGLTADGLGEDIERLMDEIGLDRAVVIGHAAGAIAALALALRAPGRVSGIVSVNGWARTDPHFRRCIAMRMAVLEAGGAQAYLRAQPVFLFPPNWISSHDAELEAQLPRQVAEFQGEETLRRRAHALLNFDILDRLGEIATPTLLVVADDDMLVPPACSDVLAQGLSHATLARMPTGGHACNIIYPDAFNQAVLDWLATLPA, encoded by the coding sequence ATGACCGGCCCCTCGGGGCTCTACTGGGAAGCCCATGGCGCCACGGAGGGGCCCGCGCTGATCCTCTCGGCGGGTCTGGGTGGCCATGGGGCCTACTGGAAACCGCATGTCGAGGCGCTGGGCCGCAAGGCCCGGATCATCCTCTACGACCATCGCGGAACCGGGCACAGCGCGCCGGAAACCCGCGAGGGCCTGACCGCCGACGGACTGGGCGAGGATATCGAACGGCTGATGGACGAAATCGGCCTCGATCGCGCCGTGGTCATCGGCCATGCCGCCGGGGCGATTGCCGCGCTGGCGCTGGCGCTGCGCGCGCCCGGGCGGGTGTCGGGCATTGTCTCGGTCAATGGCTGGGCACGCACCGACCCGCATTTCCGCCGCTGCATTGCCATGCGCATGGCGGTTCTGGAAGCCGGGGGCGCACAGGCCTATCTGCGCGCGCAGCCGGTCTTCCTGTTCCCGCCCAACTGGATTTCCAGCCACGATGCCGAACTGGAGGCACAGCTGCCAAGGCAGGTGGCCGAGTTCCAGGGCGAGGAAACCTTGCGCCGCCGGGCCCATGCCCTGCTCAATTTCGACATCCTCGACCGCCTGGGCGAAATCGCCACGCCCACGCTGCTGGTGGTGGCCGATGACGACATGCTGGTGCCTCCGGCCTGCTCGGACGTGCTCGCGCAAGGGCTCTCCCATGCCACGCTCGCCCGCATGCCGACCGGCGGCCATGCCTGCAACATCATCTACCCCGATGCCTTCAACCA
- the rutC gene encoding pyrimidine utilization protein C — translation MPFEPINPPQFPTPIAPYSAGAKANGMVFVSGMLALGEGGVVLHPGDAAAQARHILEAIRITLEAASATMADITFNHIFVRDWADYAAVNAVYAEYFPGNKPARYCIQCSLVKPDCLVEIASIACTAPEPAV, via the coding sequence ATGCCCTTTGAACCGATCAATCCCCCCCAGTTTCCCACGCCCATCGCGCCCTATTCGGCCGGGGCCAAGGCCAATGGCATGGTCTTCGTCTCGGGCATGCTCGCGCTGGGCGAAGGGGGCGTCGTGCTCCATCCCGGTGATGCGGCCGCCCAGGCCCGCCACATCCTCGAAGCCATCCGCATCACCCTTGAGGCCGCAAGCGCCACGATGGCCGACATAACCTTCAATCACATCTTCGTGCGCGACTGGGCCGACTATGCTGCCGTCAACGCCGTCTATGCCGAATATTTCCCCGGCAACAAGCCGGCCCGCTATTGCATCCAGTGCTCGCTGGTCAAACCCGACTGCCTGGTAGAAATCGCCTCGATCGCCTGCACGGCGCCCGAGCCAGCCGTATGA